One part of the Vicia villosa cultivar HV-30 ecotype Madison, WI linkage group LG6, Vvil1.0, whole genome shotgun sequence genome encodes these proteins:
- the LOC131609036 gene encoding UPF0481 protein At3g47200-like produces MEAKPDGCVSELKNELIEMLKGVVVPEMSGIHEQYIYKVPPRIRQANPQAYTPQVISIGPFHSPYGSSSDNILHQMEQLKLKYLKGFLNRTNLSLDDLVSKFQEWENRIRNCYAGLFTFNSKDFLKIIIVDACFIIEHFLRFFRYKNWMQNDPILLKPWLLGDIKRDLVLLENQLPFFVLEDIYKLASIHLEFPSFLTTTIYYFQQFNQQNMNSGRVQSPKHFTDLLRTFLLPSSFDFVQEEPGDAIEHVYSVSQLSEAGLVFEASESKCLLDLNFDDKGVLKMPCFHVHDTTEIYMRNILAFEECHISDQDSCYISQYLSILDFLINTEKDVSILVDKKIIVNWMGDANAVAAMVNNLCKNVSMPTLNSKYISICYRLNGFYENPSNKYKAIFVHEYFNTPWKIASTVTAVLLLLFTLIQAVCSICSL; encoded by the coding sequence ATGGAGGCAAAACCAGATGGTTGTGTGAGTGAACTGAAGAATGAACTGATTGAAATGCTTAAAGGAGTGGTTGTTCCAGAAATGTCTGGAATCCATGAACAATACATATACAAAGTACCACCAAGAATTCGCCAAGCTAATCCACAAGCTTATACACCTCAAGTCATTTCCATTGGTCCTTTTCACAGTCCATATGGTTCAAGTAGTGACAACATTTTGCACCAAATGGAACAACTCAAACTCAAATATCTCAAAGGGTTTCTAAATAGAACAAACCTATCTCTGGATGATTTAGTTTCCAAATTTCAAGAGTGGGAAAATAGAATCAGAAATTGTTATGCAGGGCTTTTTACCTTTAACAGCAAAGATTTCTTAAAAATCATTATAGTTGACGCATGCTTCATAATTGAACACTTTCTTAGGTTTTTTAGATACAAAAATTGGATGCAAAATGACCCTATATTACTAAAACCTTGGTTACTTGGTGACATTAAACGCGACTTAGTACTCCTTGAAAATCAGCTACCGTTTTTTGTTCTTGAAGATATATACAAATTAGCTAGTATACACCTTGAATTTCCTTCTTTTCTTACAACtactatatattattttcaacaaTTCAACCAACAGAACATGAATTCAGGAAGAGTACAAAGTCCAAAACACTTCACAGATCTGTTAAGAACATTTTTGCTGCCGTCATCATTTGATTTTGTACAAGAAGAACCGGGAGATGCAATTGAACATGTATACAGTGTGAGTCAATTATCAGAAGCAGGATTAGTATTTGAAGCAAGTGAAAGTAAATGCTTACTTGACTTGAATTTTGATGACAAGGGTGTATTGAAAATGCCATGTTTTCATGTCCATGATACAACTGAGATATACATGAGGAATATATTAGCATTTGAAGAATGCCACATTTCAGATCAAGATTCATGTTACATTTCTCAGTACTTAAGTATCTTAGATTTTCTTATTAATACAGAAAAAGATGTGAGCATCTTGGTTGATAAGAAAATTATTGTGAATTGGATGGGTGATGCTAATGCAGTGGCTGCAATGGTTAACAATCTTTGCAAAAATGTTTCAATGCCTACACTGAATTCAAAATATATATCTATATGTTATAGGTTAAATGGTTTCTATGAAAACCCTAGCAATAAATATAAGGCTATATTTGTACATGAGTACTTCAACACTCCTTGGAAAATAGCATCTACTGTAACTGCTGTGTTGCTGCTTTTGTTTACTCTTATCCAGGCTGTATGTTCAATCTGCTCACTTTAA
- the LOC131609034 gene encoding pentatricopeptide repeat-containing protein At3g57430, chloroplastic-like, producing the protein MVVEMSSLNQQLLLLPYPSSLTPNKHLPPPSTATEPRSPSAWIDHLRSQAQSSSSFHQAISTYANMVTAGVPPDNFAFPAVLKATAGIQDLNLGKQIHAHVFKFGHALPSSVAAVPNSLVNMYGKCGDIHAARRVFDGIANRDDVSWNSMIAAAGRFEEWELSIQLLRLMLLENVEPTSFTLVSVAHACSNLRNGLLLGKQVHAFMLRNGDWRTFTNNALVTMYAKLGRVHEAKALFDVFDDKDLVSWNTIISSLSQNDRFEEALLYLHAMLQTGIWPDGVTFASALPACSHLEMLSWGKEIHSFVLKNNHLIENSFVGSALVDMYCNCKKAEKGRLVFEGIVRRTVAVWNAMISGYARNEFDYEAIELFVEMVFELGLSPNSVTLSSVLPASVRCEEFLDKEGIHGCVVKWGFEKDKYVQNALMDMYSRIGRIEISRSVFGSMNRRDIVSWNTMITGYVVCGRHDDALNLLHDMQRGQGEHRINTFDDDEDKESVPLKPNSVTLMTVLPGCAALAALGKGKEIHAYAIKQKLSKDVAVGSALVDMYAKCGCLNLSRIVFEQMSVRNVITWNVLIMAYGMHGKGEEAFELFKRMVAEGDNNGEIRPNEVTYIAIFASLSHSGMVDEGLHLFHTMKAKHGIQPTSDHYACLVDLLGRSGRIEEAYKLIMTMPSSMNKVDAWSSLLGACKIHQNLEIGEIAAKQLFVLEPNVASHYVLLSNIYSSAGLWDQAMDVRKKMKEMGVRKEPGCSWIEHGDEVHKFVAGDISHPQSKELHEYLETLSQRMKKEGYVPDTSCVLHNVGEEEKETMLCGHSERLAIAFGLLNTSHGTTIRVAKNLRVCNDCHVATKFISKIMDREIILRDVRRFHHFRNGTCSCGDYW; encoded by the coding sequence ATGGTCGTTGAAATGTCCTCTCTCAACCAACAACTGTTACTCCTCCCTTATCCTTCTTCCCTCACTCCCAACAAACACCTTCCTCCACCCTCCACCGCCACAGAACCCCGTTCTCCTTCCGCATGGATCGACCACCTTCGCTCTCAAGCCCAATCCTCTTCCTCCTTTCACCAAGCCATCTCCACATACGCCAACATGGTCACCGCTGGCGTACCCCCAGACAACTTCGCATTCCCCGCCGTCCTAAAAGCCACTGCCGGCATCCAAGACCTTAACCTCGGCAAACAAATACACGCCCATGTCTTCAAATTCGGTCACGCCCTCCCTTCATCGGTAGCCGCCGTCCCCAACTCCCTCGTCAACATGTATGGCAAGTGCGGTGACATCCACGCCGCACGCCGCGTGTTTGACGGAATAGCCAACCGAGACGACGTCTCCTGGAACTCCATGATTGCTGCTGCGGGTCGGTTCGAGGAGTGGGAGCTGTCAATTCAACTCCTCCGGTTAATGTTGTTGGAGAATGTGGAACCAACTTCGTTTACGTTAGTCAGTGTAGCTCATGCGTGTTCTAATCTGCGTAACGGGTTGTTACTTGGGAAGCAAGTTCACGCTTTTATGTTGAGGAATGGTGATTGGAGAACTTTCACTAACAATGCTTTGGTAACAATGTATGCTAAGTTAGGTAGAGTTCATGAGGCAAAGGCTTTGTTTGATGTTTTTGACGACAAAGATTTGGTATCATGGAACACTATTATTAGTTCACTTTCTCAGAATGATAGATTTGAGGAAGCATTGTTGTATTTACATGCTATGCTTCAAACGGGAATTTGGCCTGATGGGGTTACTTTTGCAAGTGCTTTGCCTGCGTGTTCTCATTTAGAGATGTTGAGTTGGGGGAAGGAGATACATTCCTTTGTATTGAAGAACAATCATTTGATTGAGAATTCTTTTGTTGGCAGTGCTTTGGTTGACATGTATTGTAATTGCAAGAAAGCTGAAAAGGGTAGGTTGGTTTTTGAAGGGATTGTTAGGAGGACGGTTGCAGTTTGGAATGCTATGATTTCTGGTTATGCACGCAATGAGTTTGATTATGAGGCTATCGAACTCTTTGTTGAGATGGTTTTTGAGTTGGGTTTGAGTCCGAATTCCGTGACTTTATCGAGTGTTTTGCCTGCTTCTGTACGGTGTGAAGAATTCTTGGACAAAGAAGGAATCCATGGTTGTGTAGTGAAATGGGGTTTTGAGAAAGATAAGTATGTGCAAAATGCACTAATGGACATGTATTCAAGAATTGGACGGATAGAGATTTCAAGGAGTGTATTTGGAAGCATGAATAGGAGAGATATAGTGTCATGGAATACAATGATTACTGGTTATGTTGTTTGTGGGCGCCACGACGATGCACTTAATCTTCTGCATGACATGCAGAGAGGTCAAGGAGAACATAGGATTAACAcgtttgatgatgatgaagataaagAAAGTGTTCCACTTAAGCCGAATTCGGTGACTCTAATGACTGTGCTTCCTGGCTGTGCTGCCTTGGCTGCACTTGGGAAAGGGAAAGAGATTCATGCGTATGCTATTAAACAAAAGCTGTCAAAGGATGTTGCTGTTGGAAGTGCACTAGTTGACATGTATGCAAAATGTGGTTGCCTGAACTTATCTAGGATAGTATTTGAGCAAATGTCTGTAAGAAATGTTATTACTTGGAATGTTCTTATCATGGCTTATGGGATGCATGGGAAAGGGGAAGAAGCTTTTGAGCTTTTTAAAAGAATGGTTGCAGAAGGAGACAATAACGGGGAAATAAGGCCTAATGAAGTGACCTATATTGCTATTTTTGCTTCTCTTAGTCACTCTGGAATGGTGGATGAAGGCCTTCATTTATTCCATACAATGAAAGCTAAACATGGAATTCAACCCACATCTGACCATTATGCATGTCTTGTAGACTTGCTTGGCCGGTCAGGCCGGATCGAAGAGGCATATAAGCTGATCATGACAATGCCATCCAGTatgaacaaagtagatgcttggAGTAGCTTGCTTGGTGCTTGCAAGATCCACCAGAATTTAGAAATTGGCGAAATTGCAGCAAAGCAACTATTTGTATTGGAGCCAAATGTGGCTAGCCACTATGTTCTATTGTCTAACATTTACTCTTCAGCCGGACTTTGGGACCAAGCTATGGATGTTAGGAAGAAAATGAAGGAAATGGGAGTAAGAAAAGAACCTGGATGTAGTTGGATTGAGCATGGTGATGAGGTTCATAAGTTTGTGGCAGGGGATATTTCACATCCACAAAGTAAAGAGCTTCATGAGTATCTTGAAACCCTGTCACAAAGAATGAAAAAGGAGGGATATGTACCTGATACTTCTTGTGTACTTCACAATGTTGGTGAGGAAGAGAAGGAAACTATGCTTTGTGGGCATAGTGAGAGATTGGCAATTGCTTTTGGCCTTTTAAATACTTCTCATGGAACTACTATTAGAGTTGCTAAAAACCTTAGAGTTTGCAATGACTGCCATGTTGCCACTAAATTCATATCAAAGATTATGGACAGAGAAATCATTCTTAGAGATGTTAGAAGGTTCCATCATTTCAGAAATGGTACTTGCTCTTGTGGGGATTATTGGTAA
- the LOC131609033 gene encoding protein PLASTID TRANSCRIPTIONALLY ACTIVE 14-like translates to MASSLPLYQLTPCFFSKTQFQGLHHSYLWRPTFGSCVQNKLRPVKASVNAPPFPLFQPPTVEDPSSQLEPVDPDFYRIGYVRSMRAYGVDFKEGPNGFGVYASKDVEPLRRPRVIMEIPLELMLTISKKLPWMFFPDIIPIGHPIFDIINSTDPETDWDLRLACLLLFSFDCKDNFWQYYGDFLPSADESTSLLLASEEELLELQDPDLASTIRIEQRRVLDFWEKHWHTGAPLKVKRLARDPKRFTWAVGIAQSRCINMQMRMCALTQDANMLIPYADMLNHSFEPNCFFHWRFKDRMLEVLINAGQKIKKGDEMTVDYMSAQKNDMLMQRYGFSSPVNPWDVIEFSGKAQIHLDSFLSVFNISGLPEEYYRNEVLSNAGDTFVDGAVIAAARTLPTWSVGDMPPIPSKERKAAKAIQLECKQMLAKFATTSKQDKKLLDSSPEATRTLEAAIKYRLHRKLLIEKVFLALEIYVEQLLF, encoded by the exons atggcttcttctttACCTCTCTATCAACTAACGCCTTGTTTCTTCTCAAAAACCCAG TTCCAAGGTTTGCACCATAGCTATTTGTGGCGACCTACGTTTGGCTCTTGTGTTCAAAACAAACTGCGACCTGTTAAAGCTTCGGTTAATGCTCCCCCATTTCCATTGTTTCAGCCTCCCACAGTTGAAGATCCATCTTCTCAG TTGGAGCCTGTGGATCCGGATTTCTACAGGATAGGATATGTCCGAAGCATGCGAGCTTATGGAGTTGATTTTAAGGAAGGGCCAAATGGTTTTGGTGTGTATGCTTCTAAAGATGTTGAACCTCTTCGCCGACCAAGG GTTATAATGGAAATTCCTCTTGAATTGATGCTAACAATAAGCAAGAAGCTTCCGTGGATGTTTTTCCCTGATATAATTCCGATTGGTCATCCAATATTTGATATTATCAACTCGACAGATCCAGAG ACAGATTGGGATTTACGATTAGCCTGCCTTCTCTTGTTTTCATTCGACTGCAAGGACAACTTTTGGCAGTATTACGGTGATTTCTTACCAAGTGCAGATGAAAGTACTAGCTTACTTCTAGCTTCAGAG GAGGAACTTTTGGAGCTGCAGGATCCCGATCTTGCTTCTACAATTAGAATTGAGCAACGACGAGTTTTAGATTTCTGGGAGAAGCACTGG CATACTGGTGCGCCCCTAAAAGTGAAACGTCTTGCGCGTGATCCTAAAAGGTTCACTTGGGCAGTGGGAATTGCACAGTCAAGATGTATCAACATGCAAATGAGAATGTGTGCATTAACTCAGGATGCAAATATGCTGATTCCTTATGCCG ATATGCTGAACCATTCATTTGAGCCAAACTGTTTTTTCCATTGGCGGTTTAAGGACAGGATGCTTGAGGTTCTTATAAATGCTGGACAAAAGATTAAAAAAGGAGACGAg ATGACAGTTGATTACATGAGTGCACAGAAGAATGACATGTTAATGCAAAGATACGGATTTTCCTCGCCAGTG AATCCTTGGGATGTAATCGAATTCTCGGGAAAGGCACAAATCCATTTGGATTCCTTCTTGTCAGTTTTCAACATATCAGGCCTTCCGGAAGAGTATTATCGTAACG AAGTTCTATCGAATGCTGGAGATACTTTTGTTGATGGAGCGGTCATAGCTGCAGCGCGAACATTGCCAACATGGTCAGTTGGAGACATGCCTCCAATCCCAAGCAAAGAAAGGAAGGCTGCAAAGGCAATACAACTCGAGTGCAAACAAATGCTTGCAAAATTTGCTACCACCTCTAAGCAAGACAAAAAATTGTTAG ATTCTTCACCGGAAGCCACGAGAACGCTTGAAGCTGCAATAAA GTATAGATTGCACAGGAAACTGTTAATCGAAAAAGTTTTCCTTGCATTGGAGATCTATGTAGAGCAATTACTGTTCTGA